A window of Calliopsis andreniformis isolate RMS-2024a chromosome 3, iyCalAndr_principal, whole genome shotgun sequence contains these coding sequences:
- the Asnrs gene encoding asparagine--tRNA ligase produces the protein MSKKEPSVPMPDAIYTSQKNGNDETGKGTELNPFKTVLRAMHHAGKEPFPPIYQDSREDGKKYELVSKSQLKKVQKIWVREQYKNEDKQKKLLEDEEKRLKNLEEAKTITIQEDDSLPPAIRIKIQQGVDYRNQRVKLFGWVHRLRRQGKALMFITLRDGSGFLQCVFNDILCQTYDALMLSTEASIEVFGTLKTVPEGKNAPGGHELHIDYWRLIGMSPPGGADSILNEEALPDVQLDNRHIMIRGENTSRILIMRSILMQAFRDHYKERGYCEITPPTLVQTQVEGGSTLFKLDYFGEEAFLTQSSQLYLETCLPAMGDVYCIAQSYRAEQSRTRRHLAEYTHVEAECSFITFDELLDRLEDLICDVVDRVLSSPLGHLVKELNPDFKVPKKPFKRMSYIDAIEYLRANGITKEDGTFYEFGEDIPEMPERKMTDAINEPIMLCRFPAEIKSFYMQRCADDKRLTESVDVLLPNVGEIVGGSMRIWDYDELLEGYHRENIDPKPYYWYTDQRKYGTCPHGGYGLGLERFLCWLLNRYHIREVCLYPRFLERCRP, from the exons ATGTCTAAGAAAGAGCCGTCTGTTCCAATGCCGG ATGCAATTTATACATCACAGAAAAATGGAAACGATGAGACAGGTAAGGGTACCGAATTGAATCCGTTTAAGACAGTTTTAAGAGCAATGCATCATGCTGGAAAAGAACCATTTCCGCCAATCTATCAAGATTCTCGGGAAGATGGTAAAAAATATGAACTAGTTTCCAAATCTCAATTGAAAAAAGTACAGAAAATATGGGTGAGAGAACAATATAAAAATGAAGATAAACAAAAGAAGTTGTTGGAAGATGAAGAAAAAAGATTAAAGAATCTAGAAGAAGCTAAAACAATTACAATTCAGGAAGATGATAGTTTACCACCTGCCATCCGCATAAAAATTCAACAAGGTGTTGATTACAGAAATCAAAGAGTAAAACTTTTTGGATGGGTACATAGGCTTAGACGGCAAG GGAAGGCACTTATGTTCATTACATTGAGAGATGGATCTGGGTTTCTACAATGTGTATTTAATGATATTTTATGTCAAACTTATGATGCGTTAATGTTATCTACGGAAGCTTCGATCGAAGTATTTGGAACCCTCAAAACTGTACCAGAAGGAAAAAAT GCACCAGGTGGGCATGAACTGcacattgattattggagattgataggaATGTCTCCTCCTGGTGGTGCAGATTCTATCTTAAACGAAGAAGCTCTTCCAGATGTACAGTTAGATAACAGACACATCATGATACGTGGAGAAAAT ACGTCTCGCATATTGATAATGAGATCTATATTGATGCAAGCATTTAGAGATCATTACAAGGAAAGAGGTTATTGTGAAATAACACCGCCAACTTTGGTACAGACACAGGTAGAAGGTGGATCAACATTATTTAAACTAGATTATTTCGG GGAAGAGGCGTTTTTAACTCAAAGTTCACAACTTTATCTTGAAACTTGTCTTCCAGCAATGGGTGACGTATACTGTATCGCACAGTCTTATCGAGCGGAGCAATCTAGAACTCGACGTCATCTTGCAGA ATATACTCATGTAGAGGCAGAATGTTCATTCATTACTTTCGATGAATTGCTGGATCGACTGGAAGATTTAATATGCGATGTTGTTGATCGTGTCTTAAGCTCACCTCTTGGTCATCTTGTCAAAGAATTAAATCCAGATTTCAAAGTACCAAAAAAGCCGTTCAAGAGAATGTCTTATATTGATGCAATCGAGTATCTTCGAGCTAATGGTATAACTAAAGAAGATGGAACATTTTATGAATTTGGGGAG GACATTCCAGAAATGCCAGAAAGGAAAATGACTGACGCAATAAATGAGCCTATAATGCTTTGCCGATTTCCTGCGGAAATCAAGTCTTTTTATATGCAACGTTGCGCCGATGATAAACGACTCACAGAATCAGTAGATGTGCTTTTACCGAACGTGGGTGAGATAGTTGGTGGTTCAATGCGTATCTGGGATTACGATGAATTATTGGAGGGATATCATCGTGAAAATATTGATCCAAAACCGTATTATTGGTACACAGATCAG CGAAAGTATGGAACTTGTCCACATGGTGGGTATGGACTGGGTCTTGAAAGATTTCTTTGTTGGCTTTTAAATAGATATCACATACGCGAAGTATGTCTTTACCCGCGCTTCTTAGAACGTTGTCGTCCTTAG
- the Rbcn-3a gene encoding rabconnectin-3 alpha isoform X2 translates to MNHAPDSLDTKIETLLRDWHHNPDLLFSIHPIDGSFLIWHIEWLDEYHPGSFRQAQISFSTRIPNAFPLGDASTMSHSVSMYSHNTGGPLLNIREVAKSSTKPSNEVTETATPLPSLIEQDEEQSTLTSRTGQELLKNIENSSGLNQTATAKEKDDHLEAGKTNQETVNDLLTHPSPIVSMVSKHSNGTLNLWQLTFADRTKFSQVLSIGHASRASGHRFRVNDITCHPVLPLLVTTSHHNIPECSSSSQCQNADSNENINSKSNAIKSVPKDVSPTGFCSELILWRVDPVGPLSKSGGVSELARINSPEISAFSNVAWIPTLLPSTTLGNLSNSPSACFVASDGESLRVYQAVIDARTLLAEVSISERRSRMMDSMASLSTDISSDDGIRHSIHNTIKIVSQQSTARPGCVIQLDAIADATHDWQNTQFLHVFQEQLITGDRNDEKQTGTDTSVNDLGLMESTLDAMVDLQQSAIFEEPFYIVVLERTQQGTTVHMWRLVIASQPETTGLSGSMMYVPDSHLVQDEEEEGTPGRYNHSEDRRSRRASQTRRESQGEFDSYFQRRPQSSHVLITTTKVCTQELPLPDGVEVIHAAPAAGHLSSSSIYPACFAPYIVVTACSDSTIRFWKCKVTKDQPDDKFHYEWCEWEMIRKDQESTIDITGQPLNISAAYSGRIACAYKYGKSFTRPTKSDPDSRYVNLCVAIYECESTGGSEWILEDTIHLKNIHLPRIPVDQHLDLSYLYDSRFLQKKQRLTQVLQTLSHEDVRSPRNGENGESTKSNAGLLAVPSFSTLQSLRKSIIENGNTCPLTQKHLVQLDWVSKEDGSHILTVAVGSKIMLFTPVCSDLAQANMKAMKESQSNNRPILRKASSLAQPQFVDEIRWMKLRKIELTTADGLPPLPMQISWVRDGILVVGMDSEMHVYSQWKPNPKKDCFHSNLQHQESDEFQASRNLRDEDLRTLAHETSQRRLANVSSMPHLSRVSSINLTMLDAKKKRGMQNESLNFDYMPDYGLFEASRIACPVLPQYHPKQLMELLNSGKIRWVKAILAHLVRCIGSSCPLRADDESLMKQRGGGWSRSRTMSVSYVGTTSPLEPRGSTTQIPEELTLDYAEITSISPLPLWTLLIADKETNLPHQHKTEDKQDYNELFDNNLDEGESLDDMLEEDYDCSRQKDRRSSVPERQGISHFGPRQGRLLSRLLTHTHLPGLSSLDQMHLLALADTVSTCNVDFAERFAIDAAKNAIAKENLTGIPDGETVSTDSLDDCGLRFLLAMKHYNYLIRCLPLAQRAQFQKQGISSNNLVWAFHSESEEELLGLIPSYAKGQPKWNVLKELGVGWWIRSNTVLKRCIEKIAKAAYQEKQEPLDAALYYLAMKKKNLVWGLFRNKRDDRMTSFFANNFVEDRWRKAALKNAFALLGKQRFEHAAAFFLLAGALKDAIDVCLNKLNDIQLAMIIARLYEDDTTSPNMRRLLYEEILGCDKEGHNQDMNKCHPDPFLRSMALWILKDYAGSLNTLLLTNVGTLHPQYNDETDKPEGATANPNVFNFYVYLRTHPLLIRQYIASTAQDKKKGHSVVISGFSYGTDTKSQPDKQLTLEDSITPLERQLYFTTAHAHFKAGCPALALEVLSKLPSKVMETDCEDSPSVLNSPSKSRKQDSQIDTGIISWDDNLKRNENEGAIDWSQPVSQKNDDELVLNWDDDDTGENDDTDSPPLSMKLDKQETNDTKSLDKEEKSEKASGQLDIMAQQLKFVACLKILMEELSTLATGFEVDGGQLRYQLYVWLEREVDALRQLCNYSVNSDGDASNVSDYETGGMVDDVQPCRPGEQPTLHEILVAEKLDFEAKVQRAVRRKKWLKANETLLRTLLSYCSLHGASGGGLASVRMELVLLLQELQQEKTQQQLLSPLPFPTTLPLLSASVACNKTVVADPVRHLQSLAHDMLQTLVELRNPPMPTRNTHYCEVFIMRDLAVALSACIYQSLCDSDTFVMKHQQPESFPAVAEMETFSGGHLVASNRHHRRYSTDDGVCITTSPSKWPGVTNLRALLAREKDEDTPKLNILLCETFVATYMSLFVYALWSCDSHILYRLVGQHFDNNTWSCLFGGGVKKLLRVASTNNQSGGVGAIERGDSISSEVQTAAGAVWNTMTSLTKQRVKLNMKLLGQFTGQQPNMKEDKPTYREQFVSPQMSMVSYFLMKPHIDSEYADEIDYDSSDSAVSDLDTSEDEEDVFDTNMKPKNKPKDNTEHSNPNSYSWCVMRLAIVKILQQQLQDFLNVAGIEMQELPVSSPLIHGTLAVVAQWQETLREELDERGPPPINYIPGCAPDPAPTPGKPAIHKYRSLLDKGNTPFNARLASAAPANRLWCYLVRQESVQDIFIRAVFGKRRSLSSILENNQAAIDNLNRGTAEDKGSDSGTTSLPEPVRIIHKEQDSISAFCLNQVNPGLMALATPREVQEMNISLLLELPSWLEDECEFDLINLNKQPEPEPVQPTSFLVIQTAADRPLLAQSPQTNSPQPQSGIASQSGRGASVMKGMPAFPGSHDLRFCQFVADRSKHLLQPILKHKIDGIRRISSHPLLPLYLTGSQDGSVSLWEWGHQTAVATPRQPGTFAKVTRVRFSQHGNKFGVADSDGHLSLFQVACREGTARPFFNYQCHSKVTADFVFLGACSLIATAGHGSEGRNVALWDTLLPQNKSLIQGFTCHEQGASSLILAPQHQLLISGGKKGDINIFDVRQRQQRHRFQAHESAIKCLALDPHEEFFVSGAGDGDIKIWGLTVHSLLYSFPGEHPRSSFFKNIGQGVTQLHVDSAGRLFSCGADGSMKVRQLPERDCVVHTLY, encoded by the exons ATGAATCATGCTCCGGATTCTTTGGACACTAAAATAGAAACTTTATTACGCGATTGGCACCATAATCCAGACCTACTCTTCTCGATCCATCCGATAGACGGAAGCTTTCTAATTTGGCACATCGAGTGGTTGGATGAGTATCATCCAGGATCGTTTCGACAAGCACAGATATCATTTTCTACGCGAATACCTAACGCTTTTCCTCTTGGTGACGCTTCAACGATGAGTCATAGCGTGTCAATGTACTCTCATAATACCGGCGGTCCGTTGTTAAATATCCGTGAAGTGGCAAAGTCGTCCACGAAACCTTCGAATGAGG TTACCGAAACTGCAACGCCGTTACCCAGTTTAATCGAACAAGACGAAGAACAGTCAACGTTAACATCTAGAACGGGTCAGgaacttttaaaaaatattgaaaattcgtCCGGTCTGAATCAAACTGCTACAGCAAAAGAAAAGGACGATCATTTGGAAGCTGGTAAAACGAATCAAGAGACAGTTAACGATTTACTGACTCATCCGAGCCCGATTGTCTCTATGGTATCAAAGCATTCGAATGGGACCTTAAACTTATGGCAACTAACGTTTGCTGACAGAACGAAATTTTCACAG GTATTAAGTATTGGGCATGCGTCAAGAGCTTCAGGTCACCGATTTCGTGTAAACGATATTACTTGTCATCCAGTTTTACCTTTATTGGTGACAACATCGCATCATAATATACCAGAATGTTCCTCCAGTTCTCAATGTCAGAACGCCGATTCGAATGAAAATATAAATAGTAAATCGAATGCAATCAAATCGGTGCCGAAAGATGTCTCTCCAACG GGATTCTGCAGCGAATTAATACTTTGGCGTGTGGATCCAGTTGGACCATTGTCGAAAAGCGGAGGAGTTTCTGAACTAGCGCGTATTAATTCTCCGGAGATTTCAGCATTCAGTAATGTAGCATGGATCCCAACTTTGTTGCCCAGTACCACTTTGGGTAATTTATCAAATTCTCCCAGCGCATGTTTCGTCGCAAGCGATGGCGAAAGTTTAAGGGTGTACCAAGCTGTCATCGATGCTAGAACTTTATTGGCAGAAGTATCTATAAGTGAAAGACGAAGTAGAATGATG GATTCAATGGCGAGCCTCTCGACAGATATATCATCAGATGATGGTATTAGGCATTCGATTcataacacaataaaaatagtatCGCAACAGTCAACGGCTAGACCAGGTTGTGTCATACAATTAGATGCTATCGCTGATGCCACGCAT GACTGGCAGAATACACAATTTTTACATGTGTTCCAAGAACAATTAATTACCGGAGACAGGAACGATGAGAAACAAACTGGTACAGATACATCGGTAAATGATTTAGGTTTAATGGAATCTACCTTGGATGCTATGGTAGACCTACAGCAATCTGCCATTTTTGAAGAACCATTTTACATAGTCGTTTTAGAGAGAACGCAACAGGGAACGACAGTACATATGTGGCGTTTAGTTATCGCATCTCAACCCGAGACTACTG GTTTGTCGGGATCGATGATGTACGTGCCAGACTCACATTTGGTAcaagacgaagaagaagaaggaacACCTGGTCGATACAATCATTCGGAAGATAGAAGATCTCGTAGAGCGAGTCAGACTCGACGTGAAAGCCAAGGCGAATTCGATTCGTACTTTCAAAGACGACCTCAAAGTAGTCACGTTCTTATCACAACTACAAAAGTTTGCACTCAAGAATTACCACTACCGGACGGAGTCGAG GTTATACACGCGGCACCAGCTGCTGGACATTTAAGCAGCTCTTCCATATATCCTGCTTGTTTCGCACCATATATTGTCGTGACAGCGTGTAGTGACAGCACGATACGGTTCTGGAAGTGTAAAGTTACAAAGGATCAACCGGACGACAAATTTCACTACGAATGGTGCGAATGGGAAATGATACGGAAAGATCAAGAATCCACTATTGATATTACAG GACAACCGTTGAATATAAGCGCCGCGTACAGTGGACGTATCGCATGCGCGTATAAGTATGGAAAGTCATTTACACGACCTACGAAAAGTGACCCCGATTCACGATACGTAAATCTTTGTGTCGCCATATACGAATGCGAAAGCACTGGTGGAAGCGAATGGATATTAGAGGATACGATACATCTAAAGAACATACATCTACCGAGAATCCCGGTGGATCAGCACTTAGACTTGAGCTATCTTTACGACAGTAGATTTTTACAAAAGAAACAGAGGCTCACTCAGGTGTTACAAACGTTAAGCCACGAGGACGTAAGATCACCGAGAAACGGGGAAAATGGGGAAAGTACAAAATCAAATGCAGGTTTATTGGCTGTTCCTTCGTTTAGCACTCTTCAGTCCCTGCGTAAATCGATCATAGAGAACGGCAACACTTGCCCACTTACGCAAAAACATTTAGTTCAATTAGACTGGGTCTCAAAAGAGGATGGTTCACATATTTTAACTGTGGCTGTTGGATCAAAAATTATGCTGTTTACGCCGGTCTGCTCGGATCTCGCGCAAGCCAACATGAAGGCCATGAAGGAATCTCAGAGTAATAATCGCCCGATACTACGTAAAGCGTCATCTTTGGCCCAACCGCAATTCGTTGACGAGATACGTTGGATGAAACTTCGAAAGATTGAATTAACCACGGCGGATGGTCTGCCGCCATTACCGATGCAAATATCTTGGGTGAGAGATGGTATATTAGTAGTCGGCATGGATTCGGAAATGCACGTTTACTCGCAGTGGAAGCCGAATCCGAAAAAGGATTGTTTCCACTCGAACTTACAACATCAAGAATCTGACGAATTCCAAGCGAGTCGAAACTTGCGGGACGAAGATTTGCGAACATTAGCGCACGAAACATCGCAAAGGAGATTGGCGAACGTGTCGTCCATGCCACATCTTTCCCGCGTGAGTAGTATCAATTTGACGATGCTCGACGCAAAGAAGAAACGGGGTATGCAAAATGAGAGTTTAAATTTCGACTACATGCCGGATTACGGCTTGTTCGAGGCTTCAAGAATCGCTTGCCCTGTTCTGCCTCAGTATCATCCGAAACAGCTGATGGAGTTGTTGAACTCGGGTAAAATACGGTGGGTAAAGGCTATACTGGCACATCTGGTTCGATGTATAGGAAGCTCTTGCCCGTTAAGAGCAGACGATGAGAGCTTAATGAAACAACGAGGCGGCGGTTGGTCACGTTCTAGGACGATGTCGGTTAGCTATGTAGGCACAACGTCACCGCTCGAGCCGCGTGGATCGACCACTCAAATACCAGAAGAACTGACGCTCGATTACGCGGAAATAACCTCGATATCTCCATTGCCCCTTTGGACGTTGCTGATCGCGGACAAAGAAACGAATCTTCCGCATCAGCATAAAACTGAAGACAAACAGGATTATAACGAATTATTCGATAACAACTTGGACGAAGGTGAATCATTAGATGATATGCTGGAGGAAGATTACGATTGTTCGCGACAAAAGGACAGGCGGTCCTCGGTGCCTGAAAGGCAAGGAATATCTCATTTTGGACCAAGGCAAGGCAGACTATTGTCGCGTTTGTTAACGCACACTCACTTGCCCGGCCTCTCGAGTCTCGATCAAATGCATTTGCTTGCTCTAGCCGACACTGTTTCGACGTGCAACGTAGATTTTGCAGAAAGATTTGCGATAGATGCTGCGAAGAACGCAATTGCGAAAGAAAATTTGACGGGCATTCCCGACGGAGAAACCGTTTCTACGGATTCGTTGGACGATTGCGGACTTAGGTTCTTATtagctatgaaacattataattatttaatacgGTGTCTTCCACTTGCTCAGAGAGCACAATTTCAGAAACAAGGTATATCCTCGAACAATCTTGTCTGGGCGTTCCATTCCGAATCTGAGGAAGAATTACTCGGTTTAATACCTTCTTACGCGAAAGGCCAGCCGAAGTGGAACGTTTTGAAAGAACTTGGTGTCGGTTGGTGGATCAGAAGCAACACCGTGTTGAAACGGTGTATCGAAAAGATTGCGAAAGCAGCGTATCAAGAGAAACAAGAACCTCTCGATGCTGCTCTCTACTACCTTGCAATGAAGAAAAAAAATCTTGTTTGGGGTCTATTTAGGAATAAGAGGGACGACCGAATGACCAGTTTCTTTGCTAACAACTTTGTAGAGGATCGCTGGAGAAAGGCAGCGTTAAAAAATGCGTTCGCCCTACTTGGCAAACAGAGATTTGAGCATGCCGCAGCGTTTTTCTTACTAGCGGGTGCGCTCAAAGACGCCATCGATGTGTGCTTGAATAAGTTAAACGACATACAATTGGCAATGATCATCGCTAGACTTTACGAAGACGATACAACATCTCCTAATATGAGACGACTATTGTACGAGGAAATCTTAGGATGTGATAAAGAGGGACACAATCAAGATATGAATAAATGTCATCCAGATCCATTTTTGCGCAGCATGGCTCTATGGATACTTAAAGATTATGCGGGATCACTTAATACTTTGCTCCTTACGAATGTTGGAACTTTGCATCCACAATATAACGACGAGACTGACAAACCTGAAGGCGCAACAG CCAATCCAAATGTCTTCAATTTTTATGTCTATCTCCGTACACACCCATTGCTGATCAGACAATATATTGCGTCCACCGCTCAGGATAAGAAAAAAGGTCATTCGGTGGTTATATCGGGATTTAGTTACGGAACGGACACTAAATCTCAACCGGATAAACAGTTAACTTTGGAAGATAGCATTACACCCTTAGAAAGGCAATTATATTTCACGACTGCTCACGCTCACTTTAAAGCAGGGTGCCCTGCTCTAGCTCTCGAAGTTCTTTCGAAATTACCTAGCAAAGTAATGGAGACTGATTGCGAAGATTCACCCA GCGTGTTGAACAGTCCAAGTAAGTCTAGGAAACAAGATTCTCAAATAGATACAGGTATCATCAGTTGGGACGACAATTTGAAAAGAAATGAAAATGAAG GTGCTATTGACTGGTCCCAACCTGTGTCCCAAAAAAATGACGACGAATTGGTATTGAATTGGGATGATGACGACACAGGTGAAAATGATGACACTGATAGCCCACCTCTGAGTATGAAACTAGATAAACAAGAAACTAACGATACGAAATCATTAGACAAAGAAG AAAAAAGTGAAAAAGCATCGGGTCAACTGGACATTATGGCGCAGCAATTAAAATTTGTGGCCTGTTTAAAAATTTTGATGGAAGAATTGTCAACGTTGGCAACGGGATTCGAAGTGGACGGAGGACAACTTCGATATCAACTCTATGTGTGGCTCGAGCGAGAAGTGGATGCTCTTAGGCAGCTTTGCAACTATAGTGTCAACTCGGACGGAGATGCGAGCAACGTTTCAGACT ACGAAACCGGCGGTATGGTAGACGATGTACAACCGTGTAGACCTGGTGAACAGCCAACATTGCACGAAATATTAGTAGCTGAGAAATTGGACTTTGAAGCTAAAGTACAACGAGCTGTTCGAAGAAAAAAATGGTTAAAAG CGAATGAAACTTTACTGCGAACATTGTTATCTTATTGTTCCCTACACGGAGCATCGGGTGGAGGTTTGGCGTCGGTAAGAATGGAACTTGTCCTACTATTACAAGAGTTACAGCAGGAAAAAACGCAACAACAGTTGCTCAGTCCTCTCCCGTTCCCAACCACGCTTCCTCTTCTGAGCGCAAGTGTGGCCTGTAACAAAACCGTTGTAGCAGATCCCGTTCGACATTTACAG TCTCTTGCGCATGATATGCTGCAAACACTGGTGGAACTGCGTAATCCACCAATGCCGACAAGAAACACGCATTATTGCGAAGTATTCATAATGAGAGATTTAGCAGTGGCTTTGAGCGCCTGTATTTATCAATCTCTTTGCGATTCTGATACGTTTGTTATGAAGCATCAACAACCAGAAAG CTTTCCAGCAGTCGCTGAAATGGAAACTTTTTCTGGTGGACATCTGGTAGCCTCAAACCGACATCATCGAAGATATTCAACAGATGATGGTGTATGCATTACAACTTCACCTTCTAAATGGCCCGGTGTGACAAATTTGCGTGCACTTTTGGCTCGCGAGAAAGATGAAGATACGCCAAAATTGAATATTCTTCTCTGTGAAACTTTTGTGGCCACCTATATGAGCTTATTCGTCTACGCTCTTTGGAGCTGTGACAGTCACATTCTTTACAGACTCGTAGGTCAACATTTCGACAATAACACGTGGTCTTGTCTTTTTGGAGGTGGGGTAAAGAAATTACTACGCGTTGCAAGTACGAACAACCAG AGTGGCGGGGTAGGAGCAATAGAACGAGGCGATAGCATATCTAGCGAGGTGCAAACCGCTGCAGGAGCTGTATGGAACACTATGACGTCGTTAACGAAACAACGCGTCAAATTAAATATGAAACTATTAGGTCAATTTACCGGTCAACAACCAAATATGAAGGAGGATAAGCCTACCTATAGAGAACAATTTGTGTCGCCTCAAATGAGTATGGTCTCATATTTTTTGATGAAG CCACATATAGATAGCGAGTATGCGGATGAAATCGACTACGACTCGTCCGACTCTGCAGTGTCCGATTTAGATACGTCCGAAGACGAGGAAGACGTATTCGACACTAACATGAAGCCAAAGAATAAACCAAAGGATAATACAGAACATTCAAATCCAAACTCCTATAGTTGGTGTGTTATGAGATTAGCTATAGTTAAGATATTGCAACAGCAACTTCAAGATTTCTTAAATGTCGCCGGCATAGAAATGCAAG AGCTACCTGTGAGTAGTCCTTTAATTCATGGAACGCTAGCTGTGGTAGCACAATGGCAAGAAACGTTGCGAGAGGAATTAGACGAGAGAGGGCCACCACCGATTAATTATATTCCTGGTTGTGCGCCAGACCCGGCACCTACACCAGGGAAACCAGCGATACACAAATATCGATCTCTGCTTGATAAGGGCAACACACCGTTCAA TGCACGCTTGGCATCTGCAGCACCAGCTAATCGATTATGGTGTTACCTAGTCAGACAAGAATCAGTGCAGGACATTTTTATCAGAGCTGTGTTTGGCAAGCGAAGGTCTTTATCGTCGATATTAGAAAACAATCAAGCAGCAATCGATAACTTGAATCGTGGAACAGCAGAAGACAAAGGTAGCGATAGCGGAACAACTAGCTTGCCTGAGCCAGTCCGAATAATTCACAAAGAACAAGATAGTATCAGTGCCTTTTGCCTTAATCAG GTAAACCCAGGTTTGATGGCGTTAGCTACTCCTCGTGAAGTACAAGAAATGAATATATCACTATTACTCGAACTTCCATCTTGGTTAGAAGACGAGTGTGAATTTGATTTAATTAATTTGAATAAGCAACCAGAACCAGAACCAGTACAGCCAACCAGTTTCTTAGTTATTCAG ACCGCCGCAGATCGGCCGCTACTCGCTCAAAGCCCACAAACAAAtagccctcaacctcagtcgGGTATCGCAAGCCAAAGTGGAAGAGGAGCAAGTGTG ATGAAGGGGATGCCCGCTTTTCCTGGCTCCCACGACCTGCGTTTCTGTCAGTTTGTTGCAGATAGGAGCAAACACTTATTGCAACCG attctgaagcataaaatcgatGGAATAAGAAGAATCTCTTCGCATCCCCTGTTGCCATTAT ACCTGACGGGTTCGCAAGATGGCTCAGTGTCGCTCTGGGAATGGGGACATCAGACTGCTGTAGCGACTCCTAGACAACCAGGAACATTTGCGAAAGTAACTCGCGTACGTTTCTCACAGCATGGAAATAAGTTTGGCGTAGCTGACTCGGATGGGCATCTCAGTTTGTTTCAAGTAGCCTGCAGAGAAGGAACTGCACGGCCGTTCTTC AAttaccaatgccatagcaaagTGACAGCTGACTTTGTCTTCCTCGGTGCGTGTAGCTTGATAGCAACGGCGGGCCATGGTTCCGAAGGACGTAACGTTGCACTTTGGGATACTTTGCTTCCACAAAACAAATCCCTGATTCAAG GCTTTACATGTCACGAACAAGGCGCTAGTTCGTTAATACTTGCACCTCAGCATCAGTTATTAATCAGTGGTGGAAAAAAGGGAGACATAAATATATTTGATGTTCGACAGCGACAACAACGGCATCGTTTCCAAGCTCATGAGTCGGCTATAAAGTGCTTAGCCCTGGATCCACACGAAGAATTTTTCGTCAGTGGAGCAGGAGATGGTGATATTAAG ATATGGGGTTTGACCGTCCACTCACTGCTTTACTCTTTTCCTGGAGAACATCCACGATCTAGTTTCTTCAAGAACATTGGACAA GGCGTGACACAGTTACATGTTGATTCAGCTGGTCGTTTATTTTCTTGCGGTGCGGATGGATCTATGAAAGTTCGTCAATTGCCGGAACGTGATTGCGTTGTACACACCTTATATTAA